In the Clostridium sporogenes genome, one interval contains:
- a CDS encoding ABC transporter permease — MKFLENLKMALDSIKSNKMRSFLTMLGIIIGISSVITIVSLGKGGQDSITGEFEKIGSATVSIKVDQSKAGRNDYINQEDVDLIKNKIEKVKYVAPMVSRDGFVTEGTKNKKLYINGSTPDVQYINNEEIVYGRFFNEGEHVEGKPVAIIDEISARNMFGTEDVVGRKLKISAKTSSKQVTIIGVSKAESGPFSGGGEDRPVFLTCPINFLKDLYPEDFIIDSLYIIATDKNDTEEAGSMAKNILENRHHNKGKDMYKVENMLKQLDEVNKVIGIFTTFIGAVAAISLLVGGIGVMNIMLVSVTERTREIGIRKALGATTKNILVQFLTESVIISLIGGLIGMILGIVFAEIIGAFVKISPSVSVKAIIVAILFSSSVGIFFGIYPARKAAKLNPIDALRYE; from the coding sequence ATGAAATTTTTAGAAAATTTGAAAATGGCTTTAGATAGCATAAAATCAAATAAAATGCGATCTTTTTTAACTATGCTAGGCATCATTATAGGAATAAGCTCTGTTATAACTATAGTATCTTTAGGTAAAGGTGGACAAGACAGCATAACAGGTGAATTTGAAAAAATAGGATCTGCTACAGTAAGCATAAAAGTAGATCAATCAAAGGCAGGCAGAAATGATTATATAAATCAAGAAGATGTTGATTTAATAAAAAATAAAATAGAAAAAGTTAAATATGTTGCACCAATGGTTTCAAGAGATGGTTTTGTAACAGAAGGAACTAAAAATAAAAAATTATATATAAATGGTTCAACACCAGATGTACAGTATATTAATAATGAGGAAATAGTATACGGAAGGTTTTTTAATGAAGGTGAGCATGTAGAAGGTAAGCCTGTAGCTATAATAGATGAAATATCAGCAAGAAATATGTTTGGAACAGAAGATGTAGTTGGAAGAAAATTAAAAATAAGTGCTAAAACATCTAGTAAACAGGTTACTATAATAGGGGTCAGTAAAGCAGAGTCAGGACCTTTTTCTGGAGGTGGTGAGGATAGGCCAGTATTTTTAACATGTCCTATAAACTTTTTGAAAGATTTATATCCCGAAGATTTTATTATAGACAGTTTATATATTATAGCCACAGATAAAAATGATACTGAAGAAGCTGGAAGTATGGCTAAAAATATATTAGAAAATAGACACCATAATAAAGGTAAGGATATGTATAAGGTTGAAAATATGTTAAAACAATTAGATGAAGTGAATAAAGTTATAGGAATATTTACTACATTTATTGGAGCAGTAGCAGCTATATCTTTATTAGTTGGTGGTATAGGAGTTATGAATATAATGCTAGTATCTGTCACAGAAAGAACTAGAGAAATAGGTATAAGGAAAGCATTAGGTGCTACTACGAAAAATATATTGGTACAGTTTTTAACAGAGTCTGTAATAATATCTTTAATAGGTGGACTTATAGGAATGATACTTGGGATAGTATTTGCAGAAATTATAGGAGCATTTGTAAAGATATCTCCATCAGTATCTGTAAAAGCTATAATTGTAGCTATATTATTCTCTTCTTCTGTAGGAATATTCTTTGGTATATACCCAGCTAGAAAAGCAGCAAAACTAAATCCAATAGATGCGCTAAGATACGAATAG
- a CDS encoding ABC transporter ATP-binding protein, whose amino-acid sequence MLTVKDIEKTYNTGEISFKALKGISLEIEKGEFTSIMGPSGSGKSTFMNILGCLDKMDKGEYILNGKNVTDLTENDLAYVRNKEIGFVFQAFNLLPRMTILDNVELPMVYAGVPLKERREKALSALEKVGLIDRIHHRPNEISGGQKQRVAIARAIVNSPSVIMADEPTGNLDTKSSLDIIRIFQNLNSEGSTIIMVTHEPDIAKYTKRIVKFKDGHIVSDEKVLNREIVE is encoded by the coding sequence TTGTTAACAGTTAAAGATATAGAGAAAACTTATAATACAGGAGAAATAAGTTTTAAAGCTTTAAAAGGAATATCTTTAGAAATAGAAAAAGGAGAATTTACATCTATAATGGGGCCATCTGGGTCTGGTAAATCCACATTTATGAATATATTAGGTTGTCTAGATAAAATGGACAAGGGTGAATATATATTGAATGGTAAAAATGTAACGGATTTAACAGAAAATGATTTAGCTTATGTTAGAAATAAAGAAATAGGATTTGTTTTTCAAGCATTTAATTTGTTACCTAGAATGACAATATTGGATAATGTAGAATTACCAATGGTTTATGCAGGAGTACCATTAAAAGAAAGAAGAGAAAAAGCACTAAGTGCTTTAGAGAAAGTAGGACTTATAGATAGAATACATCATAGACCTAATGAAATATCTGGTGGACAAAAGCAAAGAGTTGCCATAGCTAGGGCTATAGTTAATAGTCCATCAGTTATAATGGCGGATGAGCCTACAGGAAATTTAGATACAAAATCATCACTAGATATAATAAGAATTTTTCAAAACTTAAATAGTGAAGGATCTACTATAATAATGGTAACTCATGAACCTGATATTGCTAAATATACTAAAAGAATAGTTAAATTTAAAGATGGCCATATAGTATCAGATGAAAAAGTTTTAAATAGGGAGATAGTAGAATGA
- a CDS encoding ferredoxin, whose product MKIEINKKKCIGCGLCQDIGDGLFKIGEDDKAELTIEPIPIIKEQYGKEAEYICPVNAITTII is encoded by the coding sequence ATGAAGATAGAAATTAATAAAAAAAAGTGTATAGGATGTGGTTTATGTCAGGATATAGGGGATGGATTATTTAAAATAGGAGAAGACGATAAAGCAGAGTTAACAATAGAACCAATACCAATTATAAAAGAGCAATATGGTAAAGAAGCAGAATATATTTGTCCTGTTAACGCCATAACAACTATAATATAA
- a CDS encoding efflux RND transporter periplasmic adaptor subunit codes for MKKKTIIIIGAIVIIGLFLVLGIFKSKKSDGISVKTIKVTKGDVESYLSTTGSVVSKNRKEYYGAQGKVKKVNVKVGDKVKKGQSLLSFDMPELENAKERAQLQYENAILQKKELVAQKNSAPDKMNPITSEKIQQAENSVRLAELEIESANNKINESGGNIESDIDGVITEVNVQDGGISTGTQPLVVVQNVDDLKVSIALGKYDSAKVKKGMKVFVKDDNKKYEGKVDFIAPTAKKVAKEAGANDTTLDCEIYLPKNSAKDLRVGFDVDVDILLGESKKVLKLPLESIKTDKYNKSHVYVIEEGKAKEKLVQLGIQSDMEAEIISGLKLGEKVIVNPNTSIRTGVSVQEK; via the coding sequence ATGAAAAAGAAAACTATAATAATTATCGGGGCAATAGTAATAATTGGCTTGTTTTTAGTTTTAGGAATTTTTAAAAGTAAAAAAAGTGATGGCATAAGTGTAAAGACAATTAAAGTGACTAAAGGAGATGTGGAGTCATATTTATCTACAACAGGGTCTGTAGTATCTAAGAACAGAAAAGAGTATTATGGAGCTCAAGGTAAAGTAAAAAAAGTTAATGTTAAAGTTGGAGATAAAGTAAAAAAGGGACAATCTCTTTTGAGTTTTGATATGCCTGAATTAGAAAATGCTAAAGAAAGAGCTCAATTACAATATGAAAATGCAATTTTACAAAAAAAGGAATTGGTTGCTCAAAAAAATTCTGCACCAGATAAAATGAACCCTATAACAAGTGAAAAAATTCAACAAGCAGAAAACTCTGTAAGGTTGGCTGAATTAGAAATAGAATCTGCTAACAATAAGATAAATGAAAGTGGAGGAAACATTGAATCTGATATTGATGGTGTAATAACAGAAGTTAATGTGCAAGATGGTGGAATAAGTACAGGAACACAACCTTTAGTGGTAGTTCAAAATGTAGATGATTTAAAAGTATCAATAGCTTTAGGAAAATATGATTCTGCAAAGGTCAAAAAGGGTATGAAGGTATTTGTTAAAGATGACAATAAAAAGTATGAAGGGAAAGTAGATTTTATAGCACCTACAGCTAAAAAGGTTGCTAAGGAAGCTGGTGCTAATGATACTACATTAGATTGTGAAATATATCTTCCTAAAAATAGTGCTAAGGATTTAAGAGTTGGATTTGACGTAGATGTAGATATATTATTAGGAGAATCTAAAAAGGTATTAAAATTACCATTAGAAAGTATAAAAACAGATAAATATAATAAATCACACGTATATGTTATAGAAGAAGGAAAAGCTAAAGAAAAATTAGTACAATTAGGGATACAATCAGATATGGAAGCTGAGATTATAAGTGGCCTAAAATTAGGAGAAAAAGTTATAGTAAATCCTAATACTTCAATTAGAACAGGTGTTAGTGTACAAGAAAAGTAG
- a CDS encoding Mrp/NBP35 family ATP-binding protein produces the protein MSNCDSCASKGTCNSEGSCSKETFKYGKAKNIIGVISGKGGVGKSTITGVLATKLREEGYRVGVLDGDITGPSMPRFFGISDKRAAIIPTGEKEEVKIVPVETKTGIKVMSLNLLTEQEEAPVIWRGPVITGVLTQMYTDTEWGELDYLLIDMPPGTGDIALTVMQSLPVTKMVVISTPQDMVSMIVKKVVIMIEKMGIEILGVVENMSYIKCGGCGEKLNVFSKKSAKEQAEYLNIPLIADMPINLNLAEAMENGEVEKFIANNEEYTQLYNNFKSLYK, from the coding sequence ATGAGTAATTGCGATAGCTGTGCTAGCAAAGGAACATGTAATAGTGAGGGAAGCTGTTCTAAAGAAACGTTTAAATATGGAAAAGCAAAAAATATTATAGGTGTAATTAGTGGAAAAGGTGGAGTTGGAAAGTCAACAATAACAGGAGTATTAGCTACTAAATTAAGAGAAGAAGGTTATAGAGTAGGTGTATTAGATGGTGATATAACAGGACCATCTATGCCAAGATTTTTCGGTATTAGCGATAAAAGAGCGGCTATAATTCCAACGGGAGAAAAGGAAGAAGTTAAAATAGTTCCTGTAGAAACTAAAACAGGAATAAAAGTAATGTCTTTAAATTTATTAACAGAACAAGAAGAAGCACCTGTTATATGGAGAGGACCTGTTATAACAGGAGTTTTAACTCAAATGTATACTGATACTGAATGGGGTGAATTAGATTACTTACTTATAGATATGCCTCCAGGAACTGGTGATATAGCGTTAACTGTAATGCAAAGTCTACCTGTTACTAAAATGGTAGTTATTTCTACACCCCAAGATATGGTTTCCATGATAGTTAAGAAAGTGGTTATAATGATAGAAAAAATGGGAATAGAAATTTTAGGTGTAGTAGAAAATATGTCTTATATAAAATGTGGAGGTTGTGGAGAAAAGCTAAATGTATTTAGTAAAAAATCAGCAAAAGAACAAGCAGAGTATTTAAATATACCATTAATAGCAGATATGCCTATAAATCTTAATTTAGCTGAAGCGATGGAAAATGGCGAAGTAGAAAAATTTATTGCAAATAATGAAGAATATACTCAGTTATATAATAACTTTAAAAGTTTATATAAATAA
- a CDS encoding sensor domain-containing diguanylate cyclase yields MLYVFIIILFLVMIIYQNITIIKLKNNIKKLEYSKNKIYHMTKDVSKQKNIDKIYETILQTAIDLIPKATQGSILIMDEKQEFNYVAIIGYDNKLKNIKLNKKEVCLYRINRFKETAIIENPLKLDEKILDEEKINEFKELQALNISCIISAPIYIDNKLFGQINIDCIKENYIFKQEDLELMDYIKDELQLIIKSFMVKEELIHKANYDELTKIFNRRYFNEIMRNETKGSNKTLVLIDIDNFKTINDIYGHNTGDFILKAFANLIKRYLRDKDLFFRFGGDEFIVLFNNLDDKSVINFMENIRRKVNNNKIKGINIDFSYGISKLENYKLGNYDEIINLADKNMYINKNKKIIV; encoded by the coding sequence ATGTTATATGTTTTTATAATTATATTATTTTTGGTTATGATAATATATCAGAATATTACCATAATTAAGCTAAAAAACAATATAAAAAAGTTAGAATATTCCAAAAATAAAATTTATCATATGACAAAAGATGTTAGTAAACAAAAAAATATAGATAAAATATATGAAACAATATTACAAACAGCTATAGATTTGATACCAAAAGCAACCCAGGGCAGCATTTTAATAATGGATGAAAAGCAAGAATTTAATTATGTTGCAATAATAGGTTATGATAATAAGTTAAAAAATATAAAATTGAATAAGAAAGAAGTCTGTTTATATAGAATAAATAGATTTAAAGAAACAGCTATAATTGAAAATCCATTAAAATTAGATGAAAAAATTTTAGACGAAGAAAAGATAAATGAATTTAAAGAGTTGCAAGCATTAAATATAAGTTGCATAATTTCAGCACCAATATATATAGATAATAAATTATTTGGTCAAATTAATATAGATTGTATAAAGGAAAATTATATATTTAAACAAGAAGATTTAGAGTTAATGGATTATATAAAAGATGAATTACAATTAATAATAAAATCTTTTATGGTAAAAGAAGAATTAATACATAAAGCTAATTATGATGAGCTGACAAAAATTTTTAATAGAAGATATTTTAATGAGATAATGAGAAATGAAACAAAAGGAAGCAATAAGACTTTAGTATTGATTGATATTGATAATTTTAAAACTATAAATGACATTTATGGACATAATACTGGGGATTTTATTTTAAAAGCTTTTGCTAACTTAATAAAAAGGTACTTAAGAGATAAAGATTTATTTTTTAGATTTGGTGGAGATGAGTTTATAGTATTATTTAATAATTTAGATGACAAAAGTGTTATAAATTTTATGGAGAATATTAGGAGAAAAGTTAATAATAATAAAATTAAAGGAATAAATATAGATTTTAGTTATGGTATAAGTAAACTTGAAAATTATAAACTAGGAAATTATGATGAAATAATAAATTTAGCTGATAAGAACATGTATATTAATAAAAATAAGAAAATTATAGTATAA
- a CDS encoding anaerobic ribonucleoside triphosphate reductase, whose amino-acid sequence MLYVVKRDGRKVEFDAVKISNAIKGSAEEIAFDMKESEVISLTQRVIKNIEDSDKKEISVEDIQNLVEHILIDNGFNEIGYAYSNYRKERTKIREIKSELMTAIKKIGVETDRDNANVGNNFSSKLLRIASESNKWYNLGVMPKHLAKLHENGDIYYHDLDSYNLTVNCLNIDTGKILQRGFNTGYGTINAPKRIESAAELSCILLQSTQNDMFGGQAHVNFDNDMALFIPNTRFEIRKEIVANLKGLDLQEENLNKEKVDELVEERLRLRIHQAMQGIVYNLNTMHSRAGSQVPFSSINIGIPKNKDAALICEIFLEEYEKGLGKGEQPIFPNIIFRVKEGVNREEKDPYYYLFKLAARIAGKRMNPTFMNMDSDFNKKYYDKGIIPATMGCRTYVCSNINGEEGPAGRGNIAPTTINLPRVGILAKKDLDKFFTLLDNRLELARESLLHRYGVLKKLRVKDLPFVVGEGLMKGSENLSPDDSIEPILKQGSWAIGFIGLAETLIALIGSHHGETEEAKELGIKIVSHIRDFCDKYKEIDKLNWSCYATPAEGLSGKFIVQDKKVFGEIKDVTDKNYYTNSYHIPVGFPISIKEKINIEAPYHKMCNGGHISYIELDDYPSEEVIMDIIQYAYRNTNISYMGINFHIKYCRECGTYLGVEEKVCNNCGSTNIQGISRVTGYLSLDERFGSGKVAERADRTSNDSNHRKIYTV is encoded by the coding sequence ATGCTATATGTTGTGAAAAGAGACGGAAGAAAGGTAGAGTTTGATGCTGTCAAAATATCAAATGCTATTAAAGGTTCAGCAGAAGAAATTGCTTTTGATATGAAAGAAAGCGAAGTTATAAGCTTAACTCAAAGAGTTATAAAAAACATAGAGGATTCTGATAAAAAGGAAATATCAGTAGAGGATATACAAAATTTAGTTGAACATATTTTAATAGATAATGGGTTTAACGAAATAGGATATGCTTATTCAAATTATAGAAAAGAGAGAACAAAAATAAGAGAAATAAAATCTGAATTGATGACAGCTATAAAAAAAATAGGCGTAGAGACAGATAGAGATAACGCAAATGTAGGTAATAACTTTAGTTCTAAACTTTTAAGAATAGCTAGTGAATCTAATAAGTGGTATAACTTAGGGGTTATGCCAAAACATTTAGCTAAACTACATGAAAATGGAGATATATATTATCATGATTTAGATAGTTACAATTTAACAGTAAATTGTTTAAATATAGATACAGGAAAAATATTGCAAAGAGGGTTTAATACAGGTTATGGAACTATTAATGCTCCAAAGAGAATTGAAAGTGCTGCAGAATTAAGTTGTATATTATTACAATCTACCCAAAATGATATGTTCGGAGGGCAAGCACATGTAAATTTTGACAATGATATGGCTTTATTCATTCCTAACACTAGATTTGAAATAAGAAAAGAAATAGTAGCAAATTTAAAAGGACTAGATTTACAAGAAGAAAATTTAAATAAAGAAAAAGTAGATGAATTGGTAGAAGAAAGATTAAGATTAAGAATACATCAAGCTATGCAAGGAATAGTTTATAATTTAAATACTATGCATTCTAGAGCTGGCTCTCAAGTACCGTTTAGTTCCATAAATATAGGAATACCTAAAAATAAAGATGCTGCTTTAATATGTGAAATATTTTTAGAAGAATATGAAAAAGGATTAGGCAAAGGTGAACAACCAATATTCCCTAATATAATATTTAGAGTAAAAGAGGGAGTAAATAGAGAAGAAAAGGATCCTTATTATTATTTATTTAAATTAGCTGCTAGAATAGCAGGCAAGAGAATGAATCCTACATTTATGAATATGGATTCGGATTTTAATAAGAAATATTATGATAAAGGAATAATACCAGCCACTATGGGATGTAGAACTTATGTATGCTCTAATATAAACGGTGAAGAGGGTCCAGCTGGAAGAGGTAACATAGCTCCAACTACTATAAATCTTCCTAGAGTTGGGATATTAGCTAAAAAAGATCTAGATAAATTCTTTACTTTATTAGATAATAGATTAGAATTAGCAAGAGAATCTTTATTGCATAGATATGGAGTATTAAAAAAATTAAGAGTGAAAGATTTACCTTTTGTTGTAGGTGAAGGTCTTATGAAAGGATCAGAAAATTTATCACCAGATGATTCAATTGAACCTATATTAAAACAGGGCTCTTGGGCTATAGGGTTTATAGGATTAGCAGAAACTTTAATAGCACTTATAGGAAGTCATCATGGAGAAACAGAAGAAGCTAAGGAATTAGGAATAAAAATAGTTTCTCATATAAGAGATTTCTGTGATAAATATAAGGAAATAGACAAATTAAATTGGAGTTGCTATGCTACACCTGCTGAGGGATTAAGTGGTAAGTTTATTGTTCAAGATAAAAAAGTTTTTGGAGAAATTAAAGATGTTACTGACAAAAACTATTATACTAATAGTTATCACATACCAGTAGGCTTCCCAATATCAATTAAGGAAAAAATAAATATAGAAGCTCCCTATCATAAAATGTGTAATGGTGGACATATAAGTTATATTGAATTAGATGATTATCCATCAGAAGAAGTAATTATGGATATAATTCAATATGCTTATAGAAACACTAATATATCTTATATGGGAATAAACTTCCATATAAAATATTGTAGAGAATGCGGAACATACCTTGGAGTAGAAGAAAAAGTTTGTAACAATTGTGGAAGTACAAATATACAAGGTATATCTAGGGTAACAGGATATTTAAGTTTAGATGAAAGATTTGGTTCAGGTAAAGTAGCTGAAAGAGCAGATAGAACATCAAATGATTCTAACCATAGAAAAATCTATACTGTATAA
- a CDS encoding MgtC/SapB family protein, with translation MDRKQVIFRIFLSIVIGGVIGVERERKNRPAGFRTHILVCIGSCMAVMIQLYIIEYMKEMIRINGEFKYLLSADISRMASQVITGVGFLGAGTIIRDKGSVKGLTTAASIWVVACIGISVGLGFYFLSLVGFLGLILSLIVFENIESSMIDKTKEYNISIEYLPKNNVIEYVIGELLKNQITIKSIKIFDKGINENQIIKIKLTVSTNNRLSFLSVIQNLQSNKNIHDINILKINRMKNRTL, from the coding sequence TTGGATAGGAAACAGGTTATATTTAGAATATTTCTATCTATAGTAATTGGTGGGGTTATAGGAGTTGAAAGAGAGAGAAAGAATAGACCAGCTGGATTTAGAACTCATATATTGGTTTGTATAGGCTCTTGTATGGCTGTAATGATACAGTTATATATAATAGAATACATGAAAGAAATGATACGAATAAATGGAGAATTTAAATATTTATTAAGTGCAGATATATCTAGAATGGCTTCTCAAGTTATTACAGGGGTTGGGTTTTTAGGAGCTGGTACTATTATAAGAGATAAAGGTTCTGTAAAAGGATTAACAACTGCAGCAAGTATTTGGGTAGTTGCTTGTATAGGAATTTCTGTAGGATTAGGATTTTATTTTTTAAGTTTAGTGGGTTTTTTAGGATTGATATTATCTCTGATTGTTTTTGAGAATATAGAAAGTTCAATGATTGATAAAACTAAAGAATATAATATTAGTATAGAGTATTTACCTAAAAATAATGTAATAGAATATGTTATCGGTGAATTATTAAAAAATCAAATAACAATAAAAAGTATAAAAATTTTTGATAAAGGGATTAATGAAAATCAAATAATAAAAATAAAATTAACTGTAAGTACAAATAATAGATTAAGTTTTTTGTCTGTAATCCAAAACTTACAAAGCAATAAAAATATACATGATATAAATATATTAAAAATTAACAGAATGAAGAATAGAACATTATAG